One Helianthus annuus cultivar XRQ/B chromosome 12, HanXRQr2.0-SUNRISE, whole genome shotgun sequence genomic region harbors:
- the LOC110894388 gene encoding probable 6-phosphogluconolactonase 1 produces MALLESNKNRGEVRIHESLDELSTDLADYIAELSEASVKERGFFAIALSGGSIITLMRNLCGAPYNKTVDWSKWYIFWADERVVAKNHADSNYKLAKDHLLSKLPIVPSHVHSINDSLTAEEAANEYEFVIRQLVRTRVVNVSDVSDCPKFDLILLGMGPDGHVASLIPDHPVLEEKNEWVTFITTSPKPPPERITFTLPVINSAANVAVVATGSGKAEAVRLAIDDVGPECAVLPARMIEPIVGKLVWFLDHQAASKLKGFSQFSN; encoded by the exons ATGGCTCTTCTGGAATCAAACAAGAACAGAGGAGAGGTAAGAATTCATGAAAGTTTGGATGAACTCAGCACAGATTTGGCTGATTACATAGCCGAATTATCCGAGGCATCGGTTAAAGAACGCGGTTTTTTCGCCATTGCTTTATCTGGTGGTTCCATCATTACCTTGATGAG GAATCTATGTGGAGCTCCTTATAACAAGACTGTTGATTGGTCCAAATGGTATATATTTTGGGCCGATGAACGCGTCGTTGCCAAGAATCATGCTGATAGCAACTATAAGCTTGCTAAAGATCATCTTTTGTCTAAG TTGCCTATTGTTCCGAGTCATGTACATTCCATCAATGACTCTCTCACAGCCGAAGAAGCTGCTAACGAATACGAGTTTGTGATCAGACAACTCGTCAGGACCCGTGTGGTCAACGTGTCTGACGTCAGCGACTGTCCGAAGTTTGACTTGATCCTTCTAGGGATGGGACCGGATGGGCACGTGGCGTCATTGATCCCTGATCATCCGGTTCTCGAAGAAAAAAACGAGTGGGTGACATTCATCACCACTTCCCCTAAGCCACCCCCCGAAAGAATCACCTTCACCTTGCCCGTCATCAACTCTGCCGCCAATGTGGCGGTCGTGGCGACGGGTAGTGGGAAAGCAGAAGCTGTCCGGCTGGCTATAGACGATGTGGGACCCGAATGTGCGGTGTTGCCGGCTCGGATGATTGAACCAATTGTAGGGAAACTGGTGTGGTTTTTGGATCACCAGGCTGCTTCAAAGCTCAAAGGCTTTTCTCAATTTTCCAATTAG